One genomic window of Candidatus Didemnitutus sp. includes the following:
- a CDS encoding PEP-CTERM sorting domain-containing protein (PEP-CTERM proteins occur, often in large numbers, in the proteomes of bacteria that also encode an exosortase, a predicted intramembrane cysteine proteinase. The presence of a PEP-CTERM domain at a protein's C-terminus predicts cleavage within the sorting domain, followed by covalent anchoring to some some component of the (usually Gram-negative) cell surface. Many PEP-CTERM proteins exhibit an unusual sequence composition that includes large numbers of potential glycosylation sites. Expression of one such protein has been shown restore the ability of a bacterium to form floc, a type of biofilm.): MTSSTPVVLRLGGACLAAFFIWSSAAAQTTVAFTGGDAGDGLALTPGNVVQAYNINGGSVTWQGVAFTGLTLGVQDPTFDQTSADPFAGQASSDDNALRSILQTLAWDDGGGSPINYTFAGLTAGATYQLTVLYFSGEFAEREQAFLANNTLITLATVSQTTASYTSFEATANGSGEISFRAVQSGDYGGTGNQDGAIINAIVLSNVSAVPEPATWAAIAGAAALAVVLVRRRWHQRAA, encoded by the coding sequence ATGACCTCTTCCACGCCGGTCGTTCTTCGTTTGGGCGGCGCCTGCCTTGCCGCCTTCTTCATTTGGTCTTCGGCTGCGGCCCAGACCACCGTAGCCTTCACCGGCGGCGACGCGGGCGATGGGCTCGCGCTTACGCCCGGCAATGTCGTGCAGGCCTACAACATCAACGGCGGCAGCGTGACGTGGCAGGGCGTGGCGTTCACCGGGCTGACGCTTGGCGTGCAGGACCCGACATTTGACCAGACCTCCGCGGACCCCTTCGCGGGGCAAGCTTCGTCCGACGACAACGCGCTGCGGAGCATCCTGCAGACGCTCGCGTGGGACGACGGCGGCGGCAGCCCGATCAACTACACGTTCGCAGGCCTTACGGCCGGCGCCACGTATCAGCTGACGGTGCTCTACTTCTCGGGCGAGTTCGCGGAGCGCGAGCAGGCTTTCCTCGCGAACAACACGCTGATCACGCTCGCCACTGTGTCGCAGACGACGGCGAGCTACACGAGCTTCGAAGCGACGGCGAATGGGAGCGGCGAGATTTCGTTCCGGGCGGTGCAGTCCGGAGATTACGGCGGCACCGGCAATCAGGATGGTGCGATCATCAACGCGATCGTCCTCTCGAATGTGAGCGCCGTGCCGGAGCCGGCGACTTGGGCGGCGATCGCCGGTGCGGCTGCGCTGGCGGTGGTGCTGGTGCGACGCCGGTGGCACCAACGCGCGGCTTGA
- a CDS encoding TlpA family protein disulfide reductase — protein MKIRSLLAALVLGVFPLASLHAQDAAPAAPAAAPAASAKADLDALVAKISGKLRAGQRTPDALKAEIAEFDALLAKYPAKNDETANIAMMKAALFLQVFGDEETAKKLFSSLKADFPGTQAATAAEQALFSLSDEGKKQAAAQEAAEEAKVAALVGQPAPEISFTWSSKGELKKLSELKGQIVVLDFWATWCGPCVASFPKVRAEVAHFKDSPVKFLGVTSLQGHVHGIESKPIDTRGNPQKEYDLMPQFMKLKEMTWDVAFSEANVFNPDYAIRGIPYVAIIDPKGVVRHAGLNPLVPDADIEGKVTALLQEFNLPVPAAKAEKSE, from the coding sequence ATGAAAATCCGTTCGCTGCTCGCCGCGCTCGTGCTCGGTGTGTTCCCCCTCGCTTCGCTCCACGCGCAGGACGCCGCGCCCGCCGCGCCCGCCGCGGCCCCCGCTGCCTCCGCCAAGGCCGATCTCGACGCCTTGGTGGCTAAGATCAGCGGCAAGCTCCGCGCCGGCCAGCGCACGCCCGACGCGCTCAAGGCGGAGATCGCCGAGTTCGACGCGCTCCTCGCCAAATACCCGGCGAAAAACGACGAAACCGCCAACATCGCGATGATGAAGGCCGCCCTCTTCCTCCAAGTCTTCGGCGACGAGGAAACCGCCAAGAAACTCTTCTCTTCCCTGAAAGCCGACTTCCCCGGCACGCAGGCCGCCACCGCGGCCGAGCAGGCGCTTTTCTCGCTCTCCGACGAGGGCAAGAAACAAGCCGCCGCCCAGGAAGCCGCCGAGGAAGCCAAGGTCGCCGCCCTCGTCGGCCAGCCCGCGCCCGAGATCAGTTTCACGTGGTCGTCGAAGGGCGAACTCAAGAAACTCTCCGAGCTCAAAGGCCAGATCGTCGTCCTCGATTTCTGGGCCACGTGGTGCGGCCCGTGCGTCGCCTCCTTCCCGAAAGTTCGCGCGGAAGTCGCGCACTTCAAGGATTCGCCCGTGAAGTTCCTCGGCGTCACCAGCCTCCAGGGGCACGTCCACGGCATCGAGTCCAAGCCGATCGACACGCGGGGCAATCCGCAGAAGGAATACGACCTCATGCCCCAGTTCATGAAGCTCAAGGAAATGACTTGGGACGTCGCCTTCAGCGAAGCCAACGTCTTCAACCCCGACTACGCGATCCGCGGCATCCCCTACGTCGCCATCATCGACCCGAAGGGCGTCGTCCGCCACGCGGGCCTCAACCCGCTCGTGCCCGACGCCGACATCGAGGGCAAAGTCACGGCGCTGCTCCAGGAATTCAATCTGCCGGTGCCCGCTGCCAAAGCGGAGAAATCCGAATAA
- a CDS encoding chemotaxis protein CheX — translation MAAAQQITDALIQESIANAMQNVCRTLLRHDANLVDRVATSTYETDPIKFQLIGNVGFGGEANGVTYLCMSDDFALFAVSTILGMSRSEVEFHGPDVLKDAIGEFTNMTVGGFKNALCDIGFPCKLTLPTIVRGNNLSVSSLKGTARHVFRFSCATHVVVADIQLKTE, via the coding sequence ATGGCCGCAGCGCAGCAAATCACCGACGCCCTCATCCAAGAATCGATCGCGAACGCCATGCAGAACGTCTGCCGCACGCTGCTGCGCCACGACGCGAACCTGGTCGACCGCGTCGCCACGTCCACCTACGAGACCGACCCGATCAAGTTCCAGCTCATCGGCAACGTCGGCTTCGGCGGCGAGGCCAACGGCGTCACCTACCTCTGCATGAGCGACGACTTCGCGCTCTTCGCCGTCAGCACGATCCTCGGCATGAGCCGCTCCGAGGTCGAGTTTCACGGCCCCGACGTCCTCAAGGACGCCATCGGCGAGTTCACGAACATGACCGTCGGCGGCTTCAAGAACGCGCTCTGCGACATCGGTTTCCCCTGCAAGCTCACGCTGCCCACCATCGTCCGCGGCAACAACCTCAGCGTCTCCTCGCTGAAAGGCACCGCGCGCCACGTCTTCCGCTTCAGCTGCGCGACGCACGTCGTCGTCGCCGACATCCAGCTGAAAACCGAGTGA
- a CDS encoding NAD(P)-dependent oxidoreductase: MNLRDVPVLVTGGSGFVGGSIAGWLAEQGAKVTAIVRQAGPHRGLEAANVTQVEGEFVDAATAARVCAGQRFVVHAAATVGKDLADALAVNASGTGTLAAAARAAGCRQFIHISTLSVYDFQAEREVFDEEAPLRELGRAYAHSPAASPHYGLAKAEAERALRAEMERGLPATILRLGAVLGVHPTSVWVMKVPVKVRAGQVPLRGDGADLMPMTHVTNVVRATELALGNPVALGRAYNVVDEEVMWRDFVGEMRAWFPDALPAPVIPFEKVTRADRFIAHCPAERIRRELGYAPVRSYAEGMAEARAWWTAQRAG; encoded by the coding sequence ATGAATCTACGCGACGTGCCGGTGTTGGTGACGGGTGGGAGCGGATTTGTCGGCGGCTCGATTGCCGGCTGGCTGGCGGAGCAGGGGGCGAAGGTGACGGCGATCGTGCGTCAGGCCGGTCCGCATCGCGGTCTCGAAGCGGCGAATGTCACGCAGGTCGAGGGCGAGTTCGTCGATGCGGCGACGGCGGCGCGCGTTTGTGCGGGGCAGAGGTTCGTCGTGCATGCGGCGGCGACGGTCGGCAAGGATCTGGCGGATGCGTTGGCGGTGAACGCGAGCGGCACCGGCACGCTGGCGGCGGCGGCGCGCGCGGCGGGCTGCCGGCAGTTCATCCACATCTCGACGCTTTCGGTCTACGACTTTCAGGCGGAGCGGGAGGTGTTCGACGAGGAGGCGCCGTTGCGCGAACTCGGTCGCGCCTACGCGCACTCGCCGGCGGCGTCGCCGCATTACGGGTTGGCGAAAGCGGAGGCGGAGCGGGCGTTGCGCGCGGAAATGGAGCGCGGATTGCCGGCGACGATCCTGCGGCTCGGAGCGGTGCTCGGCGTGCATCCGACTTCGGTGTGGGTGATGAAGGTGCCGGTGAAGGTGCGGGCCGGACAGGTGCCGTTGCGCGGCGACGGGGCCGATCTGATGCCGATGACGCATGTGACCAACGTGGTGCGGGCGACCGAACTCGCGCTCGGCAATCCGGTCGCGCTGGGACGCGCCTACAACGTCGTCGACGAGGAGGTGATGTGGCGCGACTTCGTCGGCGAGATGCGTGCGTGGTTCCCGGATGCGTTGCCGGCGCCGGTGATTCCGTTTGAAAAGGTGACGCGCGCGGATCGGTTCATCGCGCATTGTCCGGCGGAGCGCATTCGACGCGAACTCGGCTACGCGCCGGTGCGCAGCTATGCCGAGGGCATGGCGGAGGCGCGGGCGTGGTGGACGGCGCAGCGCGCGGGCTGA
- a CDS encoding ATP-binding cassette domain-containing protein: MPALLNLLDVSLAFGGPAILDHINFQIEAGERVCLVGRNGAGKSTLMKVIMGEMKPDTGDVFRPQGSLYARLTQEVPTDVTGNVHDIVASGLRPNDDHHEEDWQRDVRVEDLINHVGVPPTQEFSALSGGLKRRVLLARALAGQPDLLLLDEPTNHLDLESILWLEELLLETKPTLFFVTHDRAFLRKIATRIVELDRGRLAGWACDYDTYLVRKQQVLEEEEKQRAAFDKKLAQEEEWIRRGVKAQRSRATARINALKEMRAEAKARRERVGNATLKLAEAERSGQKVVEAEKVDYTWAGGKTVLRDFSITINRGEKIGILGPNGAGKTTLIKLLLGQLQPTSGVIKHGTNLEVVYFDQLRAQIDDNKTVADNIANGNPTVTIEGRTRNVISYLQDFLFEPTRARTPARVLSGGERNRLLLAKLFTQPANVLVLDEPTNDLDAETLDLLEDLLVEFQGTLLLVSHDRAFLDEVVTSTLVFEGDGQIGDYVGGYSDWQAELKKQATRGRGSELARDQDRREQARSPKADSANVGSSLKKLSNKERAELDALPARIEALEKEQADLTAKLGDANFYKTGGAKFAEVKARLETVEREHAAAFARWEELEARKG, encoded by the coding sequence ATGCCAGCGCTCCTCAATCTCCTCGACGTCAGCCTCGCTTTCGGCGGTCCCGCCATCCTCGACCACATCAATTTTCAGATCGAGGCGGGTGAGCGCGTGTGTCTCGTCGGCCGCAACGGCGCGGGCAAGTCGACGCTGATGAAAGTCATCATGGGCGAGATGAAGCCGGACACCGGCGACGTGTTCCGCCCGCAAGGCTCGCTCTACGCGCGCCTGACGCAGGAGGTGCCGACGGACGTGACCGGCAACGTGCACGACATCGTCGCGAGCGGATTGCGACCGAACGACGATCACCACGAGGAGGACTGGCAGCGCGATGTGCGCGTGGAGGATTTGATCAACCACGTCGGCGTGCCGCCGACACAGGAGTTTTCGGCGCTCTCCGGCGGCTTGAAGCGTCGCGTGCTGCTGGCGCGAGCGCTGGCGGGGCAGCCGGATTTGCTGCTGCTCGACGAGCCGACGAACCATCTCGACCTCGAATCGATCCTCTGGCTCGAGGAACTGCTGCTCGAAACGAAGCCGACGCTGTTTTTCGTGACGCACGACCGCGCCTTCCTGCGCAAGATCGCCACGCGCATCGTCGAGCTCGATCGCGGCCGGCTCGCGGGCTGGGCGTGCGACTACGACACCTATCTCGTCCGCAAGCAGCAGGTGCTGGAGGAGGAAGAGAAGCAGCGCGCGGCGTTCGACAAGAAGCTCGCGCAGGAGGAAGAGTGGATTCGCCGCGGCGTGAAGGCCCAGCGCTCGCGTGCCACCGCGCGCATCAACGCGCTGAAGGAAATGCGGGCCGAGGCCAAGGCGCGCCGCGAGCGCGTCGGCAACGCCACCCTGAAACTCGCCGAAGCCGAGCGCAGCGGCCAGAAGGTCGTCGAGGCGGAGAAGGTCGACTACACGTGGGCCGGAGGGAAGACGGTGCTGCGCGATTTCTCGATCACGATCAATCGCGGCGAGAAGATCGGCATCCTCGGGCCAAACGGCGCGGGCAAGACGACGTTGATCAAACTGTTGCTCGGTCAGCTGCAGCCGACCAGCGGCGTGATCAAGCACGGCACGAATCTCGAGGTCGTCTACTTCGACCAGCTCCGCGCGCAGATCGACGACAACAAGACCGTCGCCGACAACATCGCGAACGGCAACCCGACCGTCACGATCGAGGGCCGCACGCGCAACGTGATCAGTTACCTGCAGGATTTCCTCTTCGAGCCGACGCGCGCTCGCACGCCGGCGCGCGTGCTTTCCGGTGGCGAGCGTAACCGCCTGCTGCTCGCGAAGCTCTTCACGCAGCCGGCCAACGTGCTCGTGCTCGACGAACCGACGAACGACCTCGACGCCGAGACCCTTGATCTGCTGGAGGATTTGCTCGTGGAGTTCCAAGGCACGCTGCTGCTCGTGTCGCACGATCGCGCGTTCCTCGACGAAGTCGTGACGAGCACGCTGGTGTTCGAGGGCGACGGCCAGATCGGCGACTACGTCGGCGGCTACAGCGATTGGCAGGCAGAGCTGAAGAAACAGGCGACGCGTGGTCGTGGGAGCGAGCTTGCTCGCGACCAGGATCGTCGCGAGCAAGCTCGCTCCCCAAAAGCGGATTCAGCGAACGTGGGATCATCGTTGAAGAAGCTCTCGAACAAAGAGCGCGCCGAACTCGACGCGTTGCCCGCGCGGATCGAGGCGCTCGAGAAGGAGCAGGCCGATCTCACCGCCAAGCTCGGCGATGCGAATTTCTACAAAACCGGCGGCGCTAAGTTCGCCGAGGTGAAGGCGCGGCTCGAAACCGTCGAACGCGAACACGCCGCGGCGTTCGCCCGCTGGGAAGAACTCGAGGCGCGCAAGGGCTGA
- a CDS encoding MerR family transcriptional regulator, whose product MTTIRQLAAEFGLTRSTLLYYDRIGLLRPDYRTAAGYRLYNAADRARLAAICRYRAAGLTLEKIAAVLDASEKPKSAVNAALHARLTSLNREIAALRRQQQIVVDLLGPQRGARRTRIMNKERWVALLRAAGMDEPEMHQWHIAFERQSPEAHRDFLESLGIPAAEIRRIRRASRTPHQPR is encoded by the coding sequence ATGACGACCATTCGCCAGCTCGCCGCCGAGTTCGGCCTCACGCGCAGCACGCTGCTTTATTACGATCGCATCGGCCTGCTGCGCCCGGACTACCGCACTGCCGCCGGCTATCGGCTCTACAACGCCGCCGACCGCGCGCGCCTCGCCGCAATCTGCCGCTACCGCGCCGCCGGCCTGACGTTGGAGAAAATCGCCGCTGTGCTCGACGCGTCCGAAAAACCGAAATCAGCCGTCAACGCCGCACTGCACGCGCGTCTCACCTCCCTCAACCGCGAGATCGCTGCCTTGCGCCGCCAGCAACAGATCGTCGTCGACCTGCTCGGCCCGCAACGCGGCGCACGCCGCACGCGCATCATGAACAAGGAACGCTGGGTCGCGCTCCTGCGCGCCGCTGGCATGGACGAACCCGAGATGCACCAATGGCACATCGCCTTCGAGCGCCAGTCGCCGGAAGCGCACCGCGACTTCCTCGAGTCGCTCGGCATTCCGGCTGCGGAGATTCGCCGCATCCGCCGGGCCTCGCGCACCCCGCATCAGCCGCGCTGA